A section of the Flavobacterium sp. CG_23.5 genome encodes:
- a CDS encoding efflux RND transporter periplasmic adaptor subunit, which yields MSLKSISLFYILIFSLISCSKKDIEETKPTLGDVTESVYASGVVKAEGQYTVYSTVNGTLQKIKVTAGESINKGQTLFELENEKAELNTENARLAYQLSLESNRYIQDKIAEMEMKVQSAKDRLTLDESIYNRNKNIINQGGISEVDFERVELAYKSSRINYESTKKQLTQLKAQLLNEQNRNKVNLQINQKSQGDFGIKSAFSGQLFDVLVKEGTLITPQIPLAIIGKANSFLLELEVDENDMVRVTIGQNALVTMDSYKGQVFEAIIDKIYPIMVERSRTFKIEAHFVDPPKKLYPNLTAEANIVIKTQKKVMTIPKKYLIKEEYVLVNKDEKRRVKIGLSDYEKVEILDGLTSEETIYMPK from the coding sequence ATGAGTTTAAAATCAATATCATTATTTTATATACTTATTTTTAGTCTAATATCTTGTTCCAAAAAAGATATTGAAGAAACTAAACCTACCTTAGGAGATGTTACAGAAAGTGTCTATGCATCTGGAGTTGTAAAAGCAGAAGGGCAATATACCGTTTATTCAACAGTGAACGGAACGCTACAAAAGATAAAAGTTACTGCAGGAGAATCGATAAACAAGGGACAAACACTATTTGAACTGGAAAATGAAAAAGCGGAATTAAACACGGAAAATGCTCGTTTAGCGTATCAATTAAGTCTGGAAAGTAATCGTTACATTCAGGATAAAATTGCTGAAATGGAAATGAAAGTACAGTCTGCCAAAGATAGATTAACCTTAGACGAATCCATTTACAACAGGAACAAGAATATAATAAACCAAGGTGGAATTTCGGAAGTTGATTTTGAGAGAGTAGAACTGGCTTATAAAAGTTCCAGAATCAATTACGAATCTACCAAAAAACAATTGACACAACTTAAAGCTCAATTACTAAATGAGCAAAATAGAAACAAAGTCAATCTGCAGATCAATCAGAAATCTCAAGGTGATTTTGGCATTAAAAGTGCCTTCTCCGGTCAATTATTTGATGTTTTAGTAAAAGAAGGAACATTGATTACTCCTCAAATTCCATTGGCAATCATTGGTAAAGCAAATTCTTTTTTATTAGAATTGGAAGTAGATGAAAATGATATGGTTCGTGTCACCATCGGGCAAAATGCTCTTGTGACGATGGATAGTTATAAAGGTCAGGTTTTTGAAGCAATTATTGATAAAATTTATCCAATAATGGTTGAACGTTCCCGCACCTTTAAAATTGAAGCACATTTTGTAGATCCTCCCAAAAAACTTTATCCGAACCTTACCGCAGAGGCTAATATCGTCATTAAAACCCAAAAAAAGGTGATGACTATTCCAAAGAAATATTTGATAAAAGAGGAATACGTTTTAGTTAACAAAGACGAGAAACGCAGAGTAAAAATAGGTTTGAGTGATTATGAAAAAGTAGAAATTTTAGACGGTTTGACCTCGGAAGAAACTATATATATGCCCAAATAA
- a CDS encoding pentapeptide repeat-containing protein: MPEYFLDIEYRNLTYNSEEINFKEYECCTFTNCNFSSCNFIAVTFIDCIFNDCIFTGAQINHVALRTVFFNHCELREVNFAMCDKLIFEVHFKDCNLDFSKFYTLKIKGTSFSNCSIVAVDFMSTDLTEVVFDNCDLYRSEFAKAIANKANFKTSYNYIIDPTKTKIKKAVFSLEGIKGLLYKHEIKVQ, translated from the coding sequence ATGCCAGAATATTTTTTAGACATTGAATACCGCAACCTGACGTATAATTCTGAAGAGATAAATTTTAAGGAATATGAATGCTGTACTTTTACAAACTGTAATTTTTCTAGTTGCAATTTCATAGCGGTCACTTTTATCGATTGTATTTTTAATGATTGCATTTTTACTGGCGCCCAAATAAATCATGTGGCTTTAAGAACCGTATTTTTCAATCATTGCGAACTAAGAGAGGTTAATTTTGCAATGTGTGATAAACTAATTTTCGAAGTTCATTTTAAAGATTGTAACTTGGATTTCTCCAAATTTTATACGCTGAAAATCAAAGGAACTTCGTTTTCCAATTGTAGTATTGTTGCTGTAGATTTTATGAGTACAGATTTAACCGAAGTCGTTTTTGATAATTGTGATTTATACCGATCTGAATTTGCGAAAGCAATTGCTAATAAAGCCAATTTCAAAACAAGTTACAATTACATCATTGACCCTACCAAAACAAAAATTAAGAAAGCTGTATTTTCATTAGAAGGAATAAAAGGATTGCTTTATAAACATGAAATTAAAGTTCAATAA
- a CDS encoding helix-turn-helix domain-containing protein, producing the protein MKLNYNYDGNVACRTILQDQLEKLDINYQLLELGQIEISDTISEACFEELQTSLNRYGIHIIDNPKGQLIQKIKDAIVEIVYEKDKFPNTTISQYLSDKLNYRYGYITNVFSEYTYTSIENFIIIQKIERAKKLIMDEKLSLTEISYELNYSSVAYLSTQFKKVTGLTPTMFKRVVDKRRKLANNE; encoded by the coding sequence ATGAAGCTGAATTATAATTATGATGGAAATGTTGCTTGCAGAACAATATTACAAGATCAATTAGAAAAATTAGATATTAATTATCAATTGCTGGAATTAGGTCAAATTGAAATTAGTGATACTATATCTGAAGCTTGCTTTGAGGAACTTCAAACTTCACTCAACAGATACGGTATTCATATTATCGATAATCCAAAAGGTCAATTAATTCAAAAAATTAAGGATGCAATTGTAGAAATTGTATATGAAAAAGATAAATTTCCTAATACCACAATTTCTCAATATCTATCGGATAAATTGAATTATAGATATGGTTATATTACTAATGTTTTCTCAGAATATACGTACACTTCGATAGAAAATTTTATTATTATTCAGAAAATTGAAAGAGCAAAAAAGTTAATTATGGATGAAAAATTAAGTTTAACTGAAATCTCTTATGAATTAAATTACAGCAGTGTGGCTTATTTGTCAACTCAATTTAAAAAAGTGACGGGATTAACGCCTACCATGTTTAAAAGAGTTGTTGACAAAAGAAGGAAATTAGCCAATAATGAATAA
- a CDS encoding response regulator — MITHQDPMHILLADDDEDDRTFFSEAIMELKMDNKLTLFKDGKGLMDYLVDPDILLPHILFLDLNMPGKTGIDCLKEIRANTRFKDVSVAIYSTSSSEKDIEDTFIEGANIYIKKPNDFSMLKKVIKEVINMNWQFHTSGLNIETFFFSI, encoded by the coding sequence ATGATTACACATCAAGATCCAATGCATATTCTTTTAGCGGATGACGACGAAGATGATCGCACTTTTTTTAGTGAAGCTATAATGGAGCTTAAAATGGATAATAAGTTGACTTTATTTAAAGATGGTAAAGGTTTGATGGATTATTTAGTAGATCCTGATATCCTATTGCCTCATATTTTATTTCTGGATTTAAATATGCCGGGAAAAACAGGAATCGATTGTCTAAAAGAAATTAGAGCAAATACTCGTTTTAAAGATGTTTCAGTGGCGATATATTCCACATCATCGTCGGAAAAAGATATAGAAGACACCTTTATTGAGGGTGCTAATATTTATATAAAAAAACCAAATGACTTTTCTATGCTAAAAAAAGTAATAAAGGAAGTCATCAATATGAATTGGCAATTTCATACGTCAGGATTAAATATAGAAACCTTTTTCTTCAGCATTTAA
- a CDS encoding GNAT family N-acetyltransferase, whose protein sequence is MLIISEATTADFKTIQEIAFQSWPDTYGAILSKEQIEYMLDLFYSEETLSENLNKKGHRFILVHDADICLGFASYEHNYLNKNGTRLHKIYLLPKAQGKGAGKLLIDTIENLARENQSIALSLNVNRSNKALTFYQKMGFTIVSEENIELDFGYLMEDYVMEKQL, encoded by the coding sequence ATGTTAATAATCTCAGAGGCAACAACTGCCGATTTTAAAACTATTCAAGAAATTGCTTTTCAATCTTGGCCAGATACTTATGGCGCAATTTTATCCAAAGAACAAATTGAGTATATGCTTGATTTGTTTTATTCAGAGGAGACTTTGAGCGAAAATTTAAATAAAAAGGGACATCGTTTTATACTAGTTCATGATGCTGATATTTGTTTGGGATTTGCTTCCTATGAGCATAATTACTTGAATAAAAACGGTACTCGTCTTCACAAAATCTATTTGCTTCCTAAAGCCCAAGGAAAAGGAGCAGGGAAGTTATTAATAGACACGATTGAAAATTTAGCGAGAGAAAATCAGTCCATTGCTCTTTCATTAAATGTTAATCGATCCAATAAAGCCCTGACGTTCTATCAGAAAATGGGTTTCACAATTGTTTCCGAAGAAAATATTGAATTGGATTTTGGTTATTTAATGGAAGATTATGTAATGGAAAAACAGTTATAA
- a CDS encoding ABC transporter ATP-binding protein produces the protein MENNKVLETIGLNKYFYDPVKFQVLSEINMSINHGEFVSIVGKSGCGKSTLLYLLSTMDTDYDGEIYIHNELVTGKTDKELALIRNEKIGFVFQFHYLLAEYNVLKNVMLPGLKLGKFSNQELEHRAMEHLKTLDMEDQALKMPNQLSGGQKQRVAIARALINDPLLIMGDEPTGNLDKKNSDLVFDIFNKLTQEQNQTLLVVTHDTDFAERTNRIITMEDGKIIS, from the coding sequence ATGGAAAATAATAAAGTTCTTGAAACTATTGGTTTAAATAAATATTTCTACGATCCTGTAAAATTTCAGGTGCTTTCAGAAATAAACATGAGCATAAATCACGGTGAGTTTGTTTCAATTGTAGGGAAATCAGGTTGTGGGAAATCGACTTTGTTATATTTACTTTCCACTATGGATACGGATTATGACGGTGAAATATATATTCACAACGAACTTGTTACTGGAAAAACAGACAAAGAATTAGCCTTAATTCGGAATGAAAAAATTGGTTTTGTATTCCAATTTCATTATTTGCTTGCGGAGTATAATGTCCTAAAAAACGTAATGCTTCCTGGTCTAAAATTGGGTAAATTCTCTAATCAGGAACTCGAACATCGCGCAATGGAGCATTTGAAAACATTGGATATGGAAGATCAAGCCTTGAAAATGCCCAATCAATTGAGTGGCGGACAAAAGCAACGGGTAGCTATTGCAAGAGCTTTAATCAACGATCCCTTACTCATTATGGGAGATGAACCCACAGGAAATTTGGACAAGAAAAACAGCGATTTAGTTTTTGATATTTTTAATAAATTGACTCAGGAACAAAACCAAACTTTATTGGTTGTTACCCATGACACTGATTTTGCTGAAAGAACAAATCGAATCATTACTATGGAAGACGGAAAAATTATTTCTTAA
- a CDS encoding ATP-binding protein: MKFSGLFKNSQVFKLALIVAILVVCYFGSKFFSQMQKLNSTLELIAKSNETQLELEKLLSIINSYDYSLRNYIITKDDSYLEDRFLNRGIIEKGIKKLKLLTANDSIRHKDILTFEKLINYRFKLFRDTYIAVKSSNLDKRGLDYKLMRSNDYTEKMKLFVYKIIYSERLKTKFQNSNHQFELQDSLITAFLLIILSLLILLLSFNKTNIDIEELKQANDKLMLLNESFNTAEKTAGFGHWMVNLETNKYTFSDNLYRLMGVEPNAFEPNVENSIKYFHPDDLEHAKKLHTDSLKKQEATSFFFRYLTPDNEVRHIMAVGSFTKDGNGDLIKIGVNYDITNQYKKTLELEENNKELKYINTELESFNNIVSHDLQEPLRKIQMFISRLEEKEFDALSQQGRDYFSKIRIAANRMQTLLIDLVNYSRTIKGDKVFVETDLNKILVETIQDLSTNVEEKNAVIQIGKLPTLKAIPFQLKQLFINLVSNSLKYSKDDVIPQISITSDKITQEEMFENKIANETDYYKIVITDNGIGFKQEFAEKIFLLFKRLETDPKYAGTGLGLAICSRIVDNHKGFIKVKSEPNAGAKFSIFLPKGDLV; encoded by the coding sequence ATGAAATTTTCAGGATTATTTAAAAATTCTCAAGTATTCAAATTAGCCTTAATTGTTGCTATCCTTGTTGTTTGTTATTTTGGTTCCAAATTTTTCTCGCAAATGCAAAAACTCAACTCAACACTTGAATTAATTGCAAAATCCAATGAAACCCAACTTGAATTAGAAAAACTTTTATCGATAATAAATAGTTACGATTATAGTTTGCGAAATTATATTATTACTAAAGATGATTCTTATTTAGAGGACCGCTTTTTGAATAGAGGCATAATTGAAAAAGGTATAAAAAAACTAAAGCTCTTAACTGCAAATGATTCTATAAGACATAAAGATATTCTAACATTTGAAAAACTGATAAACTACAGGTTCAAATTATTTAGGGATACCTATATTGCTGTTAAAAGTAGTAATTTGGATAAAAGGGGACTTGATTATAAGTTGATGAGGAGTAATGATTACACTGAAAAGATGAAATTATTTGTTTACAAAATCATTTATTCAGAAAGATTAAAAACTAAGTTTCAAAATTCGAACCATCAATTTGAACTTCAAGATTCATTAATAACAGCTTTTCTATTAATTATTCTGTCCCTTTTAATCTTGTTGCTGTCCTTTAATAAAACCAATATCGATATCGAGGAACTTAAGCAAGCAAATGATAAACTAATGTTACTGAATGAATCATTCAATACGGCTGAAAAAACGGCTGGTTTTGGACACTGGATGGTTAATTTAGAAACAAATAAGTACACTTTTTCAGATAATTTGTATAGGCTTATGGGGGTTGAACCCAATGCATTTGAACCCAATGTAGAAAATTCAATAAAATACTTTCATCCGGATGATTTGGAGCATGCAAAAAAATTACATACAGATTCTTTAAAAAAACAGGAGGCTACTTCGTTTTTTTTTAGGTATTTAACTCCTGATAATGAGGTAAGGCATATTATGGCTGTTGGTAGTTTTACGAAAGACGGAAATGGAGATTTGATAAAAATAGGGGTGAATTATGATATCACAAATCAATATAAAAAAACACTTGAATTAGAGGAAAATAATAAAGAGTTAAAATATATAAATACAGAGCTTGAGTCCTTTAACAATATTGTAAGCCATGATTTACAGGAACCTCTTCGCAAGATTCAAATGTTTATTTCCAGATTAGAAGAAAAAGAATTTGATGCGCTTTCACAGCAAGGAAGAGACTATTTTTCAAAAATTAGAATTGCTGCTAATCGAATGCAAACCTTGCTTATTGATTTAGTCAATTATTCCCGAACTATTAAAGGGGACAAAGTCTTTGTTGAAACGGATTTAAACAAAATTCTTGTAGAAACGATACAAGATTTATCGACAAATGTCGAAGAGAAAAATGCAGTGATCCAAATTGGAAAATTACCCACGCTTAAAGCGATTCCTTTTCAACTTAAACAGCTTTTCATCAATTTAGTATCTAATTCACTTAAATACAGTAAAGACGATGTAATACCTCAAATTAGCATTACTTCTGATAAAATCACCCAAGAAGAAATGTTCGAAAATAAAATAGCAAATGAAACTGATTATTATAAAATTGTAATCACCGATAACGGAATTGGATTCAAACAAGAATTTGCAGAGAAAATATTTCTTTTATTCAAACGTTTAGAAACGGACCCAAAATATGCTGGAACCGGACTTGGATTGGCTATTTGTAGTCGAATTGTGGATAATCATAAAGGATTTATAAAAGTGAAAAGCGAACCCAACGCTGGGGCTAAATTTTCTATTTTCCTCCCCAAAGGAGATTTGGTTTAA
- a CDS encoding DUF6526 family protein translates to MESQSYKNHIRYYPPHHFVYYPIIMTFLAFSVYFSCTTEDKLIWTFISGIFIVLFCLAFMLRQHYALTLQNRIVRLELRYRYFTITGEKFEDLEHRLNDDQLFALRFAPDEELVPLTERAVNENLSVKAIKKAIVNWKGDFDRV, encoded by the coding sequence ATGGAATCACAATCTTATAAAAATCACATTCGGTATTATCCACCGCATCATTTTGTTTATTATCCAATTATAATGACATTTCTAGCCTTCAGCGTGTATTTTAGTTGCACCACCGAAGACAAATTGATTTGGACTTTTATCAGTGGAATTTTTATTGTTCTGTTTTGTCTGGCTTTCATGTTGCGCCAACATTATGCATTGACTTTGCAAAACCGTATTGTGCGATTGGAACTTAGGTATCGTTATTTTACAATTACAGGGGAAAAATTTGAAGATTTAGAACACCGTTTGAATGATGATCAATTGTTTGCTTTACGATTTGCACCTGATGAAGAACTTGTTCCGCTTACAGAAAGAGCAGTTAATGAAAATCTTTCAGTAAAAGCAATTAAAAAAGCAATTGTAAACTGGAAAGGCGATTTTGATAGAGTTTAA
- a CDS encoding phage integrase SAM-like domain-containing protein has product MATVNFLYRSTKEKASLHLRLLYRLNDADFVFGANTKLEVLKDYWSKQHKKKSKDIDITNMQTEVNNELNKIENHIINSFNSINPIEINKEWLQSQIDWYYNPPQEAELLPTELLKYFDYFIECKKNEITVGTLKKYNVSKHLLQRYELEKKSKIQIADVNDKFRLDFEKYCLKNNYAPNTISKDLRTIKTVCNHAGHNGLKISHQLGTIKTPNYKIEKIYLNFDELQKIENIDKRRLNDNYDNAKDWLIISCYTGQRISDFMRFTKDMIRLEKNKEGVFKPFIEFTQVKTDKIMTVALHPKVMAILEKREGNFPKVISDPKYNLYIKQVCRIGKITQKIKGSKLSDIKKEDETEKKMKDKEDVKQYRKESGMFPKWELITSHIGRRSFASNFYGTIPTTYLMNVTGHSTEAMFLNYLSKSNKDLAMEITNYF; this is encoded by the coding sequence ATGGCAACTGTCAATTTTTTATATCGCTCAACTAAAGAAAAAGCAAGTTTACACTTACGTTTATTGTATCGTTTGAACGATGCTGATTTTGTTTTTGGCGCAAACACGAAGTTAGAAGTATTAAAAGATTATTGGAGCAAGCAGCACAAAAAAAAGTCTAAAGATATTGATATTACAAATATGCAGACTGAAGTAAATAACGAACTCAATAAAATTGAAAACCACATAATAAATTCATTCAATTCAATTAATCCGATTGAGATAAATAAAGAATGGCTTCAAAGCCAGATTGATTGGTATTACAACCCTCCTCAAGAAGCTGAATTATTACCTACAGAATTACTAAAGTATTTTGATTATTTCATTGAGTGTAAAAAGAATGAAATAACGGTTGGTACTTTGAAAAAATACAATGTTTCCAAGCATTTGCTGCAACGTTATGAACTTGAGAAAAAATCAAAGATTCAGATTGCAGATGTAAATGATAAATTCAGATTGGATTTTGAAAAATATTGTTTAAAAAATAATTATGCTCCAAATACAATTTCAAAGGATCTAAGGACTATCAAAACAGTTTGTAATCATGCTGGACATAATGGATTAAAGATCAGTCACCAGTTAGGAACTATTAAAACGCCTAACTATAAAATAGAAAAAATCTATTTAAACTTCGATGAGCTGCAAAAAATTGAAAACATTGACAAAAGGCGATTGAATGATAATTATGATAATGCGAAGGACTGGTTAATAATCAGTTGCTATACTGGGCAAAGAATATCAGATTTTATGCGTTTCACAAAAGACATGATTCGCTTAGAGAAAAACAAAGAAGGCGTTTTTAAGCCTTTTATTGAGTTTACTCAGGTTAAGACTGATAAAATTATGACAGTAGCATTACATCCAAAAGTTATGGCTATCCTGGAGAAAAGAGAAGGTAATTTTCCAAAGGTAATTTCGGATCCTAAATATAATCTCTACATAAAACAAGTATGCAGAATTGGCAAAATTACCCAGAAGATAAAAGGCAGTAAGTTAAGCGATATTAAAAAAGAAGACGAAACCGAAAAGAAGATGAAAGACAAAGAAGATGTTAAGCAATACCGTAAAGAATCCGGAATGTTCCCTAAATGGGAATTGATAACAAGCCATATTGGAAGACGTTCATTTGCTTCAAATTTTTACGGCACAATCCCAACAACCTATTTGATGAATG
- a CDS encoding ABC transporter permease, whose product MNFKLILNIALHLLQARLKQTVVAAVGVTFSIAMFISLVSFMNGLNDLLDGLMLNRTPHILLYNEIKPSENQPITLSETYKNKSNFIHSIKPKDIGKSIYNSKSIINYLKKDSRIIDVAPKITTPVFFNSGTIEISGVINGIDIQAEEKLFKLSDYIIDGKIADLSENNSIIIGKGLADKMLLVKGDVIKITSSKGNLASLKIVGISQIGIADIDNTMSYTSLATAQKILGEPTKYITDIQIKLYDMVSAPTVAKEFHNKFNLDTIDYQTANSQFETGSTVRTIISYAVGCVLLIVAGFGIYNILNMMIYEKMDSIAILKATGFSGSDVKWIFISLSIIIGLSGGLFGLLFGYIFSSIIDVIPFETAALPTVKTYPINYNPIFYIIGIVFALFTTIIAGLFPALKASKVDPVEIIRGK is encoded by the coding sequence ATGAACTTTAAACTCATTTTAAATATTGCATTGCATCTTCTCCAGGCGAGGCTAAAACAGACCGTTGTCGCGGCTGTTGGGGTCACTTTTAGTATTGCTATGTTTATTTCTTTGGTGAGTTTTATGAATGGTTTAAATGATTTGTTGGACGGATTAATGTTGAACAGAACACCGCATATTCTTTTGTATAATGAAATAAAACCTTCAGAAAACCAACCAATAACATTATCAGAAACCTACAAGAATAAATCTAATTTCATTCATTCCATAAAACCAAAAGATATTGGGAAATCCATTTATAACAGTAAATCGATTATTAATTATTTAAAAAAGGATTCTCGTATTATCGATGTGGCACCAAAAATAACTACTCCAGTATTTTTTAATTCAGGTACCATTGAGATTTCCGGTGTAATCAACGGAATTGATATTCAAGCAGAAGAAAAATTATTTAAATTGAGCGATTATATAATTGATGGAAAAATTGCTGATTTATCTGAAAACAACAGTATAATAATAGGAAAAGGATTAGCTGATAAAATGCTGCTTGTAAAAGGAGATGTCATAAAAATCACTTCTTCGAAAGGGAATTTGGCTTCTTTGAAAATTGTTGGTATTTCACAAATTGGAATTGCTGATATTGACAATACCATGAGCTACACATCATTGGCGACAGCGCAAAAAATACTTGGAGAGCCTACTAAATATATTACAGACATTCAAATCAAATTATATGATATGGTTTCGGCTCCAACTGTCGCCAAAGAGTTTCACAACAAATTCAATCTCGATACGATAGATTATCAAACGGCTAATTCCCAATTTGAAACCGGAAGTACGGTGCGAACAATAATTTCCTATGCCGTAGGATGTGTATTATTGATTGTGGCTGGTTTTGGAATTTATAATATTTTGAATATGATGATTTATGAAAAAATGGACAGTATTGCCATCCTTAAAGCCACAGGTTTTTCAGGCAGCGATGTGAAATGGATTTTTATTTCACTATCTATAATTATAGGGTTATCAGGAGGATTATTCGGATTGCTGTTTGGATATATTTTTTCCTCTATTATTGATGTTATTCCCTTTGAAACAGCGGCTTTACCTACCGTAAAAACGTATCCGATAAACTATAATCCAATATTTTATATTATAGGAATCGTGTTTGCATTATTTACGACCATTATAGCAGGACTTTTCCCTGCTTTAAAAGCCAGTAAAGTAGATCCCGTAGAAATTATCAGAGGAAAATAA